In Aminobacterium sp. MB27-C1, a single genomic region encodes these proteins:
- a CDS encoding metal ABC transporter solute-binding protein, Zn/Mn family: MPLKIGIVSIVVCFFFSLVGTPVLYGMGNINAFVSIPPQAYFIREIGGDRVNVHIMIHPGDDPHTYEPKPGQMASFAQSHLYFAIDLPFEKRLLAKALSLNPSLRIIDTYKEIDQMPGDLHDPHIWLAPSLVKIQGRAIRDAFIEVDSQHADEYKKNYIQFCRKVDDVDSTIRSLLSHTMKKDFIVVHPSWSYFAREYDLNQLSMEVEGKEPKASDLASLITLMREKQINTIFVSPQYSKKMAENLARETKAIIRVIDPLAEDWEKNMLETAQAIGESLK; this comes from the coding sequence GTGCCTTTAAAAATTGGCATTGTATCTATAGTTGTTTGTTTCTTTTTTTCTTTGGTGGGAACACCTGTTTTGTATGGGATGGGTAATATAAATGCTTTTGTCTCTATTCCTCCACAGGCTTATTTCATTAGGGAAATCGGTGGAGATCGTGTTAATGTGCACATTATGATTCATCCTGGAGATGACCCTCATACGTATGAGCCGAAGCCCGGACAAATGGCTTCTTTTGCCCAAAGCCATCTTTATTTTGCGATTGATCTTCCCTTTGAAAAGAGACTTTTGGCAAAAGCTCTTTCTTTAAATCCGTCTCTTCGTATTATTGATACTTATAAAGAGATAGATCAAATGCCAGGAGACCTTCATGACCCGCATATTTGGCTCGCCCCTTCCCTAGTAAAAATACAGGGACGTGCTATCCGTGATGCTTTCATTGAAGTTGATTCTCAACATGCAGATGAATATAAAAAAAATTACATCCAATTTTGTCGCAAAGTTGATGACGTGGATTCAACTATACGCAGCTTGTTGAGCCATACGATGAAAAAGGATTTTATTGTTGTTCACCCTTCATGGAGTTACTTCGCTCGCGAGTATGATTTGAATCAGTTGTCGATGGAAGTCGAAGGTAAGGAGCCTAAAGCTTCAGATTTAGCATCTCTTATTACCTTAATGAGAGAGAAACAAATTAATACTATTTTTGTCTCTCCGCAGTATTCCAAGAAGATGGCAGAAAATTTGGCTCGGGAGACAAAAGCAATTATTCGTGTTATTGACCCCCTCGCTGAGGATTGGGAGAAAAATATGCTTGAAACGGCTCAGGCCATAGGAGAAAGTCTGAAATGA